In a genomic window of Quercus lobata isolate SW786 chromosome 4, ValleyOak3.0 Primary Assembly, whole genome shotgun sequence:
- the LOC115987167 gene encoding organic cation/carnitine transporter 3-like, with product MADSTPLLSQPNSVKSESTPPPLEKHHPSLDSTIERCIGDFGWAQFLQALLVSSAWIFDAQQTFITVFTDAHPTWHCTTHQHGCNSISNICYLPKNSWAWDRPSHTSIISEWNLECAASIITGLPASSFFMGCLVGGLVLATLADSSLGRKNLLFLSCLTMSLSALLTIFSTNIWVYSALKLVCGFCRATIGTCALVLTTELVGKRWRGEVGVIGFFCFTIGFLSLPAIAYLNRGSSWRYLYVWTSIPGILYSMLVHFFVHESPRWLFVRGRKEEAVATLKSIAPPSHSGYLTWSFSGVSFEQETCNNGNVYSTIKMLVQKRWAFRRLLPVMVIGFGIGMVYYGMPLGLGNLSFNLYLSVTFNALSELPSSLVTILLIGKLNRKISVLAFTMISGIFSVMCALKGQVWARFQIGLELISFFSASTAFNILLIFTIELFPTCVRNSATSLVRQALVFGGVFGPMLVAAESRNEISSYGVFGLVIGCCGLFAVCLPETRGRTICDTMDEEEHKEKAACNSVGDVLA from the coding sequence ATGGCCGATTCAACACCACTTCTCTCCCAACCCAACTCAGTCAAGTCAGAAAGCACTCCTCCACCTCTAGAAAAACACCATCCATCTCTTGATTCCACCATTGAAAGATGTATAGGAGATTTTGGATGGGCTCAATTCCTCCAAGCACTACTTGTATCAAGTGCATGGATATTTGATGCACAACAAACATTCATTACTGTCTTCACTGATGCACACCCAACATGGCACTGTACTACTCATCAACATGGTTGCAACTCTATCTCCAACATTTGCTATCTTCCGAAGAATTCATGGGCATGGGATAGGCCTTCCCATACTTCAATTATATCAGAATGGAACTTAGAGTGTGCTGCCTCCATTATCACTGGCTTGCCTGCATCTTCTTTCTTCATGGGTTGTCTAGTGGGTGGACTTGTTCTTGCCACACTTGCTGATTCCTCACTTGGTCGCAAAAACTTGCTCTTTCTCTCATGCCTAACTATGTCTCTATCTGCTTTGCTTACTATCTTCTCCACCAATATATGGGTTTACTCAGCTTTAAaattggtttgtgggttttgccGTGCAACGATTGGAACTTGTGCACTTGTGTTAACAACTGAGCTTGTGGGGAAAAGATGGCGAGGCGAAGTGGGAGTGATAGGATTCTTTTGTTTCACAATAGGGTTCTTATCACTACCAGCTATAGCTTATTTGAATAGAGGTTCTTCTTGGAGGTATCTCTATGTATGGACTTCTATCCCAGGAATCTTGTATTCTATGTTAGTTCACTTCTTTGTTCATGAGTCACCTAGATGGCTATTTGTGCGTGGGCGTAAAGAAGAAGCGGTGGCCACATTGAAAAGCATTGCACCACCTAGCCATAGTGGTTATTTAACTTGGAGCTTCTCTGGGGTTTCGTTTGAACAAGAAACATGCAATAATGGGAATGTTTACTCAACTATTAAGATGTTGGTGCAGAAAAGATGGGCTTTTAGAAGGCTGTTACCGGTTATGGTGATAGGTTTTGGGATTGGAATGGTGTACTATGGCATGCCATTAGGCCTAGGAAACTTGTCATTCAATCTCTACTTGAGTGTCACATTCAATGCCTTATCTGAGCTACCATCTTCATTGGTCACTATCTTGCTTATAGGTAAGTTGAACAGAAAAATTTCGGTGCTTGCTTTCACAATGATCAGTGGGATTTTTAGTGTCATGTGTGCTTTGAAAGGCCAGGTGTGGGCAAGATTCCAAATTGGACTTGAGCTAATATCTTTCTTCAGTGCATCTACTGCCTTCAATATATTACTCATATTCACAATAGAGTTGTTCCCTACTTGTGTGAGGAACTCAGCTACTTCGTTAGTGAGACAAGCACTTGTGTTTGGTGGTGTGTTTGGTCCGATGCTAGTGGCTGCTGAGAGCAGAAATGAAATTTCATCCTATGGGGTGTTTGGGTTA